The genomic interval AACTCAAAAACGCTGAGTCGAAAGAACAGGTCTTCTCGAAACCTCCGCTCACGAACAAACTCTGCTAGGTCTCGATTGGTCGCAGCAATCACGCGGACGTCCACCGATACTTGATCGGTACCGCCGACCGGCAAGAACGGATGGCCTTCCAAGATACGCAATAGCTTGGCTTGTCCGTCCAGCGTCAACTCACCGATTTCATCCAAGAACAGCGTTCCGGTGTGAGCTTGCTGAAACCAGCCGTCGTGATCGGCGTCGGCCCCCGTAAAGGATCCTTTCTTGTGACCAAAGAGCTGGCTTTCGATCAATTCGGACGGGATCGCAGCGCAGTTGACGGTCAACATCGGTCGCATCGACCGCAAGCTGTTTTCGTGAACGGCGCGGGCGACGAGTTCTTTTCCACATCCGCTTTCGCCCCGGATCAGCACGCTGCCTGATGCGCGAGCGACGCGAACAATCTTTTCCTTCAATCGCATCATCGGCGCACTCAGACCGATCAAATCCTTTGTGTCCGCGTTTCGCTGTGAAATGCGTTGGTGGTCGTTTCGCAGGACGTCCTGTTTCATCGCACGTACCAGGGCAACGGCCAGCAACCTAGCGACGACGATCGCCAACTCAAAACAGAGTTTGTCGAATGAAGGTTCATTGCGGTACAGATGCAGAACACCTAAACGTGACTTACCCGCATCCAAAGGAACATAGATCGCGTCGGACCATTTTCCCAACGACGGTGTGTCGTCTTGGTCTTGATGTTTATTGACCCAGATCGCTTCCCCGTCTTTGACCACCCGCCGGATCATTTCGCGACTGAGTCTGATCGTGTTGGCGGAGGACTTTGGGTTCACTCGCTGCGGTTTGTAGCGTCCTTCGCCGGCATCAAACGAGACGCCGACAGCATCAGCAGAGGTCATTTTGCGGAGTTGTGCCAACACCACATCAATGGTCCCATCGGGATCTTCGTTGCGCAGCAGCTCCAGGCTCAGCAGATACAACTCGCGGAGATAGCCGGAGTCGTTCAGGCTGGTCAGCGGATCCAGCTCCCGTTCGACCGATTGGCCTTTGACAAAAACATCTTGAACGACTGTCTGATAAGTCTCATCGCCGTCGACGCTGTCAGACGAAGGCTCGATCAACATCAACTCGGTTCCACCGATGGTGATCGTGACTTGGTCCAACAGTCTCGCGTGTTCGATCTTTTGATTGTTTACCAGGGTGCCATTGCGACTGCCGGTATCGCGTATCTGCCAGCAATCGTCCTCACGAAACACGACCGCGTGGAATCGGGAGCTGACGGGATCAGAAAGCATGATTTCGCAACTAGATCCTCGACCGATATGCATCGGTCGATCGGGATCCAGAGCGAAGTGTCGGCCCTTTTCAAGACCAGACGTGACGGCCAAGTATGCAACCATGAATCATTCATCTGTCGACGAAAGTCTGCCCGCAGGATCATCATGCGAGCCGAATGGGAAACTCCACGCCTCGGTACCAAGTCTCGAGATGAGTCTCGAAATGAGTCTCGAACAGCCACCGCTTCTGCCGTTGATGCATCGCTACCTTAGCTGTCTCATTTTAAGGCGCAGTGTCCCTGGGTGAACCTCATTTGGCTCGTCAACGAACGATTCATTCGGAAAAAAAGGCAAAAACGAGGCTTCGGACTCTTGTTCAGCCAGCTGCGACGCGGATCAAGCCATTTTCGGTTCGCAGAAACAAGCTATCACCGCTCACAGCGGGGCTGGCAAGAATCTTTTCACCGATGTCCGATTCACCGATCACTTCGCCTTCGTCCCCACGGTCGGCCACGACAACACATTTTCCGTCCGCGTCCAGGATGTAGATACCGGTTGCCGTCATCACTGGCGTGGCCCAAACATTGCTGAGTTTTCCAAGTCGAGCTTGCCAAAGCACGCTTCCATCGCTCAGGGAGCCGGCGACCAGCACGCTGCCTCTACCCATGTAAACGCGATCTTGTGAAACGACCGGCGTGCATCGCTGCGGTCGCAGTTTTGAGCTTTCCCACGCGATCGATGCGATTTCACCGTCACTCAAGTTGTCATCCAAACGCAATGCGGTTGTGTTGCCACCGGGAATGATGACGAAGGGATCCGAGTAGGCGATCGACGCAGTGCCATCGCCGCCGAAATCAAAATGCTGAACGGTCTCGCCGGTCAGTCCATCGATGATGTCCACGCTGGATCCATCATTCAGAATAAATCCGGTACGTTGATCTTTCAAAGTGATCGGTTGTGGGGACGACCAATTGGAGCGTGCTGATCGGTCGATCGTCCACAGAACCTCGCCGGTCGACGCGTCCACCCCGGCGGCAAACGAGTCTCCTTGATTCTCCAATTGCACCATCACGACACCACCACTGACGACGGGAGAGCTACTCATGCTGACGTCGTTGCCCGTTTTGGGATGATCGAGCGCCAGGGCTCGGTACCATTGCAGCCGACCCTCCAGGTCATAGCAAACTAGGTCACAACTGCTGAAGAGTGCGAAGACTCGCTGCCCATCGCTGGCCGGTGTGGGCGACGCGTTGCTGCTGGTGGGGTGAGTGAAGGGGCGTCCCGTCGCTCGCATCGGGCGCGACCAATTCTTCACGCCGGTTTCCACCGAAAAGGACTCGACATACAGGTCACGCTCGTCTTCACCACCGCAACCCGTCACGATGACTTGATCACCGATCACCAGCGGCCCGCCGATTCCTCGTCCGGTGGTACGGATATTCCAGGCCACGTTTTCACCCGACTCGACATCAAACGTAGCGGGTGTTTTGGCATCAGGTGCGCAACTCTTGCCGCCTCCACGGAACGAAAGCCAGTCCTGGGACGAGACGTTCGTGGACGAAATCAATGGCAACAGCAGAAAACACGTCAGCGGAATGAAGCGAATTGCAGGAGGTTGATGGTTCATGATCGAGATCGGCGTTTGAGGAAAAATGATGTTTCGGTCTGGGCACAGTCTGTGAACAAGGCGGCGCTCAATGGACACGACCTACCCTTCGGGCGCGGGTTAAACGAAAATTAAACGGCATTGTGTTTACTCGGCCTCGGGAATTGCGGCTCCGGACGGATCGGTAAACCGGAATTGGAACTGCCAGTCTTGCGCCCATGGTTCCGTCTGTGCATTTTGAAGCACTTTGATCAAGATCGCGTTGTCGCCGGGTTGCAGTTCACAGAGTCCGACATATTGGTCGATGCGTGTGCCGGAGTGGTAAACGTTGTTAGCAAGAACCAGACGCCCGTTGACCCAGACCTTGTTAGCAGTGATGCATCCCAGTCGTGCCTCGGCAGGTCCGGCACGTTGTGGATCCACTTTGAAATTGACGAAAGCGTAACTCACGGCGTCCTTGGCATTGGCAAGTGATGGATTCAGATCCACCATGCCCATTTCTGATTCGCTAGTGACGGATTTCCACTCGACCGGTCCGTCCTTTCCCTTTTCTTTCTGAGCCGCTGCATCGGACATCGCGATCGGGCTGCCGTCGGTCAAGTAACGTTGTTCAGGGGGATACGCGGTGTCGAAATGCTTGCTGTCCGTGTTATCAAAGGGACCAATGATCTGCCAATTTCGAACCAAGCCGAGCGCTGCGGCAACATCGACTTCGATATCCAATTTGGCCAATGCATCGGCCGCGGTCTTGAGCTGATCGGGTCTTCTCGCATCGTTGACGATCGACTGATAAGTTGCGATCGCCGATTCACGGTCGTCTGTCTTGACTGCAATACGTGCGTTCTCCAACAGCGTCTTGATCTTCAGGTAACGTACGGGCAGCGAAGGATCAGATGCTGCATCGGCCAACAGTTGTTGTTGATCGGCACCGTTTGCGATCAAGAGCTGGAACGCCAGATAGCGTCCGTCGGGATCGTTGCCGCGATCGTCAAAGTACTGTTGCACCATCTCAGTGGGAAAGTCACCGTTGTCAGCAACGTCACTCGCAATGCTCCGCAGCCAGTTCTTGCCGCGTTTGGTTGCACCGGCGAATGAGTCTAAAACAAGGCCGATCCGCTCAGCGGGCAGCGAAGCAACGACGGACGCGGACGCAACGGCTCGGGTGTGAGCTGCAGCGGAGTCATCGACTTGGGTGATCTGTTCCAACGCAGCAACAACGGCTTGATCTTGTGCCGCGACGTCCGTCTGAGATTTCTGGTCAGCAAGGACTGCTCTGGGTGTGTGGATGCCAAGGGGAAGCAACAATAGGCAAGCGATAACGGGAAAAAGCGGTTTGCGTTTCATGACCAACGGACGCCGATGGGAGGATTTTGTGTGTGCGGCCACACAGCGAGCACACTTCGTCCAAAGTTTACCGAACTGAAAACCTCCCCGCGAGCAGACGGGACAGATTGCCTGCCAGTTTCACTCACCAGGTTCACCCGCGTGTCTCGCGATGCGATAGAATCGTCGGGCAGCCCAGCCTTTTCTTCTTCCCAGACGCGGTTTTCATACGATGCGGCAGACTCAACCGATGCGCAGGCCTGGATTCACGGTCCTGGAGATGTTTGCCGTCCTGCTGGTCATTACGGTCTTGATCTCGTTGTTGTTGCCCGCCGTCCAGTCTTCTCGAGAGGCCGCACGGCGATCGAGTTGCCAGAACAATTTGCTGCAGGTCGGGATGGCGGTGCACCTGTACCACGAGGCATTTGACCATTATCCGGTCCAATTGCACGGAACGGATGGCAACGTCACGCCTGGGAAGGATAACGATCGCAGACTCAGTATCTTTGTCGGTCTGCTGCCGTTCATGGATGGCAATGTGCTGTTTGAATCGATCCAAAGCGAATTGGTAGAGAATGACTTCGACGAAATGGACATGTGGATGGGTGATCCGGCAGCATACAACGCGGAAATGCGCGTCGACGAGTCAGAAGGATATGAGTCAGTGGCAGAGTCCGATTCTGAAACCAAGACACAACGAAAGTACTTTCCCGCAGGTGGTCCTGAGCCATTCACCCAAACATACCAACCGTGGATGATCGAGACGTCGCCACTACGATGCCCAAGTGATCCAGGTATTGGGGCACCTGGTCTTGGACGCATCAACTATGCGGCATGCTTGGGCGATGGCATTGTGGGGTGCAACACGGGGCCATTTGTCGATCGCGCCGGCACATGGGTGTTTGATTCGAACATGCAACGGCAGTGCGAAGCATCGATGCGTGGTATCTTTGTTCCACGCGTGGTCACCCGTAAATCCGATGTGACGGATGGACTGTCCCACACGATTCTGTTGGGTGAAATCGCGACCGACCTCGGCGACCAAAACCGTTTCACCACGCCATGGTTTGGTGCAAGCGAAGCCGAACTATGCGAGAATCCCGTTCGGGGAGATTCCAATACGGAGCCGGAGCGGCCCATGTATTGGATCGACTCGCCGAAGCTGTTGACGAACACCGATAGCAGTTGGAATCGAGGGATGTCTTGGGCGGACGGCATGCCGTTGCACACGTCCTTTCAAACCATCTGGCCGCCAAATTCGCCGATCGTTGTCACGGCAAACTCGGATACGGCGTCTGGGATCTTCTCCGCCAGCAGTCGGCATCTGGGCGGCGCGAGCGTTTACTTT from Stieleria varia carries:
- a CDS encoding sigma 54-interacting transcriptional regulator; translated protein: MVAYLAVTSGLEKGRHFALDPDRPMHIGRGSSCEIMLSDPVSSRFHAVVFREDDCWQIRDTGSRNGTLVNNQKIEHARLLDQVTITIGGTELMLIEPSSDSVDGDETYQTVVQDVFVKGQSVERELDPLTSLNDSGYLRELYLLSLELLRNEDPDGTIDVVLAQLRKMTSADAVGVSFDAGEGRYKPQRVNPKSSANTIRLSREMIRRVVKDGEAIWVNKHQDQDDTPSLGKWSDAIYVPLDAGKSRLGVLHLYRNEPSFDKLCFELAIVVARLLAVALVRAMKQDVLRNDHQRISQRNADTKDLIGLSAPMMRLKEKIVRVARASGSVLIRGESGCGKELVARAVHENSLRSMRPMLTVNCAAIPSELIESQLFGHKKGSFTGADADHDGWFQQAHTGTLFLDEIGELTLDGQAKLLRILEGHPFLPVGGTDQVSVDVRVIAATNRDLAEFVRERRFREDLFFRLSVFELLVPPLRQREDDLNLLIDHFLEHFRVQHGRSGLQLSDAARVRLQEYPWPGNVRQLRNVIDSAVVMADDPAIEAHDLGLRDTGLSSMDTLRIDEWERRLIRKALARTEGSVPEAAKLLGISRATAYRKLTEYDIPRD
- a CDS encoding PQQ-binding-like beta-propeller repeat protein produces the protein MNHQPPAIRFIPLTCFLLLPLISSTNVSSQDWLSFRGGGKSCAPDAKTPATFDVESGENVAWNIRTTGRGIGGPLVIGDQVIVTGCGGEDERDLYVESFSVETGVKNWSRPMRATGRPFTHPTSSNASPTPASDGQRVFALFSSCDLVCYDLEGRLQWYRALALDHPKTGNDVSMSSSPVVSGGVVMVQLENQGDSFAAGVDASTGEVLWTIDRSARSNWSSPQPITLKDQRTGFILNDGSSVDIIDGLTGETVQHFDFGGDGTASIAYSDPFVIIPGGNTTALRLDDNLSDGEIASIAWESSKLRPQRCTPVVSQDRVYMGRGSVLVAGSLSDGSVLWQARLGKLSNVWATPVMTATGIYILDADGKCVVVADRGDEGEVIGESDIGEKILASPAVSGDSLFLRTENGLIRVAAG
- a CDS encoding DUF1559 domain-containing protein, producing the protein MRQTQPMRRPGFTVLEMFAVLLVITVLISLLLPAVQSSREAARRSSCQNNLLQVGMAVHLYHEAFDHYPVQLHGTDGNVTPGKDNDRRLSIFVGLLPFMDGNVLFESIQSELVENDFDEMDMWMGDPAAYNAEMRVDESEGYESVAESDSETKTQRKYFPAGGPEPFTQTYQPWMIETSPLRCPSDPGIGAPGLGRINYAACLGDGIVGCNTGPFVDRAGTWVFDSNMQRQCEASMRGIFVPRVVTRKSDVTDGLSHTILLGEIATDLGDQNRFTTPWFGASEAELCENPVRGDSNTEPERPMYWIDSPKLLTNTDSSWNRGMSWADGMPLHTSFQTIWPPNSPIVVTANSDTASGIFSASSRHLGGASVYFADGAIRFISDSINAGDATGSIVCIGSSNPPGSESPFGVWGALGTRSSNELKSFSLPDR